One Falsarthrobacter nasiphocae DNA segment encodes these proteins:
- a CDS encoding ABC transporter ATP-binding protein/permease, with the protein MDSIGTPVLRLRGVRREFGTGPTTVALAEASFEVWPGELVAVVGPSGAGKSTLLNLMGLLDRPTRGSIEILGRDVTTLSERERDVFRGLHIGFVFQSSHLIGYESTANNVGLNLRVRGVDQGYRDDRITELLQTYGLSDRAATPGALLSGGERQRAAIARAAAGHPELLLADEPTGNLDSRNAAGVMRQLKGLARAGVAVVVITHDPTVAAAADRRLDVFDGRVSAPPRPKETTPAQARPGSVTRKHLGVDTGGLGSRKPTLPKGRALSRWADTLADGVNALWSLTFRSALLITAFALGVGGLIAASGLTATTSAHISDRLDDAALSEVRFQDLRDRPTLPVPAGQRDPRDATRGPVPSDAIVRAVSEQAASIDGVLSVGYEATADTVSIKRLHEPGPGAKTVISTLTAVNGERVKQFLVTGGVALWDSPQGGHQAILGAEAAQKLSVARAGPGVNVYVGDTRAAVVAVLPGRGDPIIDQGVFGNLNLARTVGDVKHAYVVKTRPGYPTAVGEAVAQTLSPGAPAAVHVQRTADLRNLKKGVAGDLTLMVRIMGIVLLILAALTAATSMYISVLSRTGEISLRRALGQSRLSIARQFILEGSLLGFVGGLGGLFLGVLFVVGLSMTQGWIPILDPVVMPLVAVLLGLGVGSIAAVVPAGIAARLEPAAGLRG; encoded by the coding sequence ATGGATTCCATAGGGACCCCCGTTCTCCGCCTGCGGGGCGTGAGACGGGAGTTCGGAACGGGGCCCACAACCGTCGCCCTCGCCGAGGCGAGCTTCGAGGTGTGGCCCGGAGAACTGGTGGCGGTCGTCGGGCCGTCCGGAGCCGGCAAGTCCACGCTGCTCAATCTCATGGGTCTTCTGGACCGGCCGACGCGCGGCTCGATCGAGATCCTCGGGCGCGACGTGACCACCCTGTCTGAACGCGAACGCGACGTCTTCCGGGGCCTCCATATCGGGTTCGTCTTCCAGTCGAGTCATCTCATTGGCTACGAGTCCACCGCGAACAACGTCGGGCTCAACCTGAGGGTGCGAGGCGTTGACCAGGGTTACCGCGATGACCGCATCACCGAACTCTTGCAGACCTACGGACTCAGCGACCGTGCGGCTACGCCTGGCGCCCTTCTATCCGGTGGCGAGCGCCAGAGAGCGGCGATCGCGAGGGCCGCCGCAGGGCACCCAGAGCTCCTCCTTGCCGACGAGCCCACGGGAAACTTGGACTCCCGCAACGCCGCGGGAGTCATGCGGCAGCTGAAGGGCCTCGCGCGGGCGGGTGTCGCCGTTGTCGTCATCACGCACGACCCAACTGTGGCAGCTGCCGCAGACCGCCGTCTGGACGTCTTTGATGGCCGCGTGTCGGCACCCCCGAGGCCCAAAGAGACGACTCCTGCGCAGGCGCGGCCCGGGTCCGTGACCAGAAAACACCTCGGGGTGGACACAGGCGGGCTAGGCAGCAGGAAGCCCACACTGCCCAAGGGGCGGGCCCTCTCCCGATGGGCAGACACTTTGGCTGACGGGGTCAACGCTCTATGGTCTCTCACGTTTCGCTCCGCCCTCCTCATCACGGCGTTTGCGCTTGGTGTGGGCGGTCTGATCGCGGCGTCGGGCCTCACCGCGACAACGAGCGCTCACATCAGCGACCGCCTCGACGACGCGGCCCTGAGCGAGGTCCGATTCCAGGACCTTCGCGACAGACCCACGCTCCCCGTCCCCGCCGGCCAGCGGGACCCCCGAGACGCGACTCGGGGCCCCGTTCCATCGGACGCGATTGTCCGCGCCGTGTCCGAGCAGGCCGCGTCGATCGATGGCGTCCTCAGTGTGGGGTACGAGGCTACGGCCGACACCGTCTCGATCAAACGCCTGCACGAACCCGGTCCGGGCGCCAAGACCGTCATCTCGACACTAACCGCCGTCAACGGTGAACGCGTCAAGCAGTTCCTCGTGACCGGAGGCGTCGCTCTCTGGGACTCCCCGCAGGGCGGGCACCAGGCCATCCTGGGCGCTGAGGCCGCCCAGAAGCTGTCCGTGGCCCGCGCCGGGCCTGGGGTCAATGTGTACGTGGGCGACACCCGTGCGGCCGTGGTGGCGGTTCTTCCAGGGCGAGGTGACCCAATCATCGATCAAGGTGTCTTCGGCAACCTCAACCTCGCCCGCACCGTAGGCGACGTAAAACACGCCTACGTCGTGAAAACGCGTCCCGGGTATCCGACAGCCGTCGGCGAAGCGGTTGCTCAAACACTGAGCCCCGGAGCCCCTGCCGCTGTCCACGTTCAACGGACGGCGGATCTGCGAAATCTCAAGAAAGGCGTTGCGGGGGACCTGACCCTCATGGTCCGCATCATGGGGATCGTCCTGCTCATTCTCGCGGCGCTCACCGCCGCCACCAGCATGTATATTTCCGTCCTCAGCCGAACAGGTGAAATCTCGCTGCGCCGGGCCCTCGGGCAAAGTCGCCTGTCCATCGCACGGCAGTTCATCCTCGAGGGCTCCCTTCTCGGCTTCGTGGGCGGACTCGGTGGCCTGTTTCTCGGCGTGCTCTTCGTCGTGGGCCTTTCCATGACCCAAGGATGGATCCCGATTCTCGATCCTGTCGTCATGCCCCTCGTCGCGGTCCTGCTTGGCCTGGGGGTGGGGTCCATTGCCGCTGTAGTGCCCGCCGGCATTGCCGCCAGGCTCGAACCCGCTGCTGGGCTTCGCGGCTGA
- the ald gene encoding alanine dehydrogenase, with product MRISIPREVKNNEFRVGATAAGVHELVAAGHTVYVEKGAGLGSGIPDEEYIAAGAEIMDSADELWAAADMVLKVKEPVKEEYHRFRKDLILFAYLHLAAEPELTRALMDAGVTAIAFETVRRGRALPLLAPMSEVAGRMSVQVGANALMAPNGGSGKLLGGVPGVAPAKVVVLGAGVAGTNAAVMAMGLGADVTVMDINVDRLRELNALYGGRLKTLVSNKLSVEQEVTSADLVIGSVLIPGAKAPKLVTLDMVSKMRPGSVLVDIAIDQGGCFEGSRPTTHQDPTFQVHDAIYYCVANMPGGVSHTSTAALANVTLPYAVKLAGLGVEAALASDEGFAEGLNVRDGKLANKPVAVALGLEAELA from the coding sequence ATGCGCATTTCCATCCCCCGCGAGGTCAAGAACAACGAGTTCCGCGTCGGCGCCACCGCCGCGGGCGTGCACGAGCTCGTCGCCGCCGGCCACACCGTCTACGTCGAGAAGGGCGCAGGCCTCGGCTCCGGCATCCCCGACGAGGAGTACATCGCAGCCGGCGCCGAGATCATGGACTCGGCCGACGAGCTCTGGGCCGCGGCCGACATGGTCCTCAAGGTCAAGGAGCCGGTCAAGGAGGAGTACCACCGCTTCCGCAAGGACCTCATCCTCTTCGCGTACCTCCACCTCGCGGCCGAGCCCGAGCTGACCCGAGCCCTCATGGACGCCGGCGTCACGGCCATCGCCTTCGAGACCGTGCGCCGCGGCCGTGCCCTCCCGCTCCTCGCGCCCATGTCCGAGGTCGCCGGCCGCATGTCCGTGCAGGTCGGCGCAAACGCGCTCATGGCCCCCAACGGCGGCTCCGGCAAGCTCCTCGGCGGCGTTCCGGGTGTGGCACCGGCGAAGGTTGTCGTCCTCGGCGCGGGCGTCGCGGGCACCAACGCGGCCGTCATGGCCATGGGCCTCGGCGCCGACGTGACCGTCATGGACATCAACGTCGACCGCCTCCGCGAGCTCAACGCCCTCTACGGCGGGCGCCTCAAGACGCTCGTGTCCAACAAGCTGAGCGTGGAGCAGGAAGTCACGAGCGCCGACCTCGTGATCGGCTCCGTCCTCATCCCCGGCGCCAAGGCTCCGAAGCTCGTCACGCTCGACATGGTCTCCAAGATGCGCCCGGGCTCGGTCCTCGTCGACATCGCCATCGACCAGGGCGGCTGCTTCGAGGGCTCGCGCCCGACCACGCACCAGGACCCCACGTTCCAGGTGCACGACGCGATCTACTACTGCGTGGCCAACATGCCCGGCGGCGTGTCCCACACGTCCACCGCGGCGCTCGCCAACGTGACCCTGCCCTACGCGGTCAAGCTCGCCGGCCTCGGCGTCGAGGCCGCTCTCGCCTCGGACGAGGGCTTCGCCGAGGGCCTCAACGTGCGTGACGGCAAGCTCGCCAACAAGCCCGTGGCCGTGGCCCTGGGCCTTGAGGCCGAGCTCGCCTAA
- a CDS encoding NADPH-dependent FMN reductase, with protein MKKLRIVVTSTRPTRIGGRLGQWVADQISPEEWDVELLDLGALDLPMLDEDDVPRLGNYTRPHTLAWAKTVSEADALIILTPEYNASFTAPLKNAIDTLFAEWNEKPIGVIGYGWGGGARATAALSPVLKNVQADERGVVHVHFNKDIDPAGEVLSDELAGKVQELAAKLV; from the coding sequence ATGAAGAAACTTCGCATTGTTGTGACCTCGACCCGTCCGACCCGTATCGGGGGCCGCCTCGGCCAGTGGGTCGCGGATCAGATTTCCCCCGAGGAGTGGGACGTGGAACTTCTCGACCTCGGCGCGCTGGACCTGCCCATGCTGGATGAAGACGACGTCCCGCGCCTGGGGAACTACACCCGCCCGCACACGCTCGCCTGGGCCAAGACCGTGAGCGAGGCTGACGCGCTCATCATCCTCACCCCGGAGTACAACGCGTCCTTCACGGCGCCGCTCAAGAACGCCATTGACACCCTCTTCGCGGAGTGGAACGAGAAGCCGATCGGCGTCATCGGCTACGGGTGGGGTGGCGGAGCGCGGGCGACGGCGGCGCTCTCGCCCGTCCTCAAGAACGTCCAGGCCGACGAGCGCGGCGTCGTCCACGTGCACTTCAACAAGGACATCGACCCGGCCGGCGAGGTCCTGAGCGATGAGCTCGCGGGCAAGGTCCAGGAGCTCGCGGCGAAGCTCGTGTAG
- a CDS encoding MBL fold metallo-hydrolase produces MLFERIYEEGLAQASYFIGCQREGKAIVVDPRRDIQVYLDLAAKNGMDITAVTETHIHADYLSGTRELAAATGAEIFLSAEGGPDWQYAFEGTDLRHDDTIQLGKITVTAKHTPGHTPEHLSFLITDGAVSSDPGYLLSGDFVFVGDLGRPDLLDEAAGGVDTRFAGAKDLFRSLREVFLTLPDYVQVHPAHGAGSPCGKALGAVPSTTVGYERAHAWWSRHLLNNDEAGFVAELLDGQPDAHAYFARMKRENRVGPAVLGPLAPLEALSATEVQAKLDADAAIFIDTRDRDSVLEGTVDGALVVPAGNSASNFGAWVIDPEKEKRPLIALAPSEDAAESFRASLHRVGIDSLCCYAESLDGLRSFVPPTISVDELDSTDRDALVDIRAKSEYADGTIPGAQHLSGGSAMWRLDELPHDPATGKPGAIITFCQSGARNVVVSSALRRAGFTVTELKGSYAAWAAAS; encoded by the coding sequence GTGCTGTTCGAGCGCATTTACGAGGAAGGCCTCGCCCAGGCCAGCTACTTCATCGGCTGCCAGCGTGAAGGCAAGGCGATCGTCGTCGACCCCCGCCGCGACATCCAGGTCTACCTTGACCTCGCAGCGAAAAACGGCATGGACATCACCGCCGTCACCGAGACGCACATCCACGCCGACTACCTCTCCGGCACACGCGAGCTCGCAGCAGCCACGGGGGCCGAGATCTTCCTCTCCGCGGAGGGCGGACCGGACTGGCAGTACGCCTTCGAGGGCACAGACCTGCGCCACGACGATACGATCCAGCTCGGCAAGATCACCGTCACCGCCAAGCACACGCCCGGCCACACACCCGAGCACTTGTCATTCCTCATCACGGACGGCGCGGTTTCATCAGACCCGGGCTACCTGCTCTCGGGCGACTTCGTCTTTGTCGGCGACCTCGGCCGCCCCGATCTCCTCGACGAGGCCGCAGGCGGCGTCGACACCCGCTTCGCCGGGGCGAAGGACCTCTTCCGCAGTCTCCGAGAGGTCTTCCTCACCCTGCCCGACTACGTGCAGGTCCACCCGGCTCATGGCGCAGGCAGCCCCTGCGGAAAGGCGCTCGGGGCCGTCCCCTCAACGACGGTCGGCTACGAGCGCGCCCACGCATGGTGGTCGCGTCACCTCCTCAACAACGACGAGGCTGGATTCGTGGCCGAACTCCTGGACGGGCAGCCCGACGCACACGCGTACTTCGCGCGCATGAAGCGCGAGAATCGAGTCGGGCCTGCAGTGCTCGGCCCCTTGGCCCCCCTCGAGGCCCTGAGCGCGACCGAGGTCCAGGCCAAGCTCGACGCCGACGCGGCCATCTTCATCGACACCCGAGACAGGGACTCCGTGCTGGAAGGGACTGTCGACGGCGCCCTCGTCGTGCCCGCAGGCAATTCCGCCTCAAACTTCGGAGCCTGGGTGATCGACCCCGAAAAGGAGAAGCGCCCGCTCATTGCTCTGGCCCCCTCCGAAGACGCGGCTGAGAGTTTTCGGGCGTCGCTGCATCGCGTGGGCATCGACTCGCTCTGCTGCTACGCCGAAAGCCTCGACGGGCTGCGGAGCTTCGTCCCTCCGACGATCTCCGTCGACGAGCTGGACTCCACGGACCGCGACGCGCTCGTGGACATCCGCGCGAAATCCGAGTACGCGGACGGCACCATCCCCGGGGCACAGCACCTCTCCGGCGGCTCCGCCATGTGGCGGCTAGACGAGCTTCCCCACGACCCCGCCACCGGCAAACCCGGCGCAATCATCACCTTCTGCCAATCGGGAGCCCGCAACGTCGTCGTCTCAAGCGCCCTGCGACGCGCAGGCTTCACGGTGACCGAGCTCAAGGGCAGCTACGCCGCCTGGGCCGCCGCCTCCTGA
- a CDS encoding DUF998 domain-containing protein, translating into MPHLTSGAETSHRRRLASAARLGLLAAPVLFFALEFAGSLGWPEPGYSYVHNYVSDLGAATCRHSNGRLVCPPHPGWFNAGLIGAGVLVAALLPLVLLRERRRRAPWVWVAAAIVCGAGIAGVGLFPGSYAEVLVGNTTHMMIHGTAAAVGVLAASVLAICQGVGRLRAGRGAGWADVALGAVAPLILGAQAATGVKDLGMPIGVFERLGIYAPILWIAWTAFSARRARPATGAGASPTASP; encoded by the coding sequence ATGCCCCACCTGACCTCCGGCGCCGAGACGTCGCACCGCCGACGCCTCGCCAGCGCCGCTCGTTTAGGGCTCCTCGCCGCGCCCGTCCTCTTCTTCGCCCTGGAGTTCGCCGGGTCCCTGGGCTGGCCCGAGCCCGGCTACAGCTACGTCCACAACTATGTGAGCGACCTCGGGGCCGCCACGTGCCGCCACTCCAACGGCCGCCTCGTCTGTCCCCCGCATCCGGGGTGGTTCAATGCGGGCCTCATCGGGGCGGGGGTTCTCGTCGCGGCCCTCCTTCCCCTGGTCCTCCTCAGAGAACGACGACGGCGCGCCCCGTGGGTGTGGGTCGCCGCCGCCATCGTGTGCGGCGCGGGGATCGCGGGGGTGGGGCTCTTCCCCGGCTCGTACGCCGAGGTGCTCGTGGGCAACACGACGCACATGATGATCCACGGCACGGCTGCGGCGGTCGGTGTCCTCGCTGCCAGCGTTCTCGCGATCTGCCAGGGCGTCGGCCGGCTGCGTGCGGGGCGGGGCGCGGGGTGGGCAGACGTGGCTCTCGGCGCGGTGGCGCCCCTGATCCTCGGCGCCCAGGCGGCCACCGGGGTCAAGGACCTCGGGATGCCCATCGGCGTGTTCGAGCGCCTGGGGATCTACGCCCCGATCCTCTGGATCGCCTGGACCGCGTTCTCTGCCCGCCGGGCCCGCCCCGCTACAGGCGCGGGCGCCTCTCCCACCGCATCGCCTTGA
- a CDS encoding peptidase inhibitor family I36 protein, whose product MKKPVTTALLGGLLASGGVVAAATPAQAAFDCNSNVCLWQDINYSGPKWNFSPRKVDNVGSANDQATSLHNRINRQTAFYTDAHQMGYKITLQPGMSVNNLSSYILPRGIYPWWTNWNDEISSYITY is encoded by the coding sequence GTGAAGAAGCCAGTGACTACAGCCCTCCTTGGCGGACTGCTCGCGTCCGGCGGGGTAGTCGCCGCAGCAACACCCGCCCAAGCAGCCTTCGACTGCAATTCCAATGTGTGCCTGTGGCAGGACATCAACTACAGCGGACCCAAGTGGAACTTCTCTCCGCGAAAGGTTGACAACGTCGGATCAGCAAACGACCAGGCAACTTCGTTGCACAACCGAATCAACCGGCAAACCGCCTTCTACACAGACGCCCACCAAATGGGATACAAGATCACTCTTCAGCCCGGGATGTCGGTCAACAACCTGAGCAGCTACATTCTTCCACGTGGGATCTATCCCTGGTGGACGAACTGGAACGACGAGATCTCCAGTTACATCACGTACTGA
- the corA gene encoding magnesium/cobalt transporter CorA: protein MAIIDNAVYVDGRRVATPASLDVTFDLLREHSGMAWIGMYRPSEEEIRAVAREFDLHELAVEDAMSGHQRSKLEQYGDTLFAVLRPARYIDADERVEFGELHVFAGPNFVVTIRHAERPSLTPVRERLEEDPEMLSLGPDAVLYATLDEVVDEYEPVVAGLENDIDEIETELFAAADDDALSRRIYQLSREVIQFQRATAPLTGMLEGLLRHIRDVKGEVELQRHLRDVHDHAIRLSERVNSFRSILDNALTVHSTLVTQRMTEQSITQNDQVKKISSWAAIFFAPQLVAGIYGMNFDEMPELHWAFGYPFAVLLMVVFAALLWGIFRLKKWL from the coding sequence ATGGCCATCATCGACAACGCCGTCTATGTCGACGGGCGACGCGTCGCGACCCCCGCGAGCCTCGACGTCACGTTCGATCTCCTCCGGGAGCACTCCGGCATGGCGTGGATCGGCATGTACCGGCCCAGCGAGGAGGAGATCCGCGCCGTCGCCCGCGAGTTCGACCTCCACGAGCTCGCCGTCGAGGACGCCATGAGCGGCCACCAGCGCTCCAAGCTGGAGCAGTACGGAGACACGCTCTTCGCCGTCCTCCGGCCCGCACGCTATATCGACGCGGACGAGCGCGTGGAGTTCGGGGAGCTCCACGTCTTCGCCGGCCCCAACTTCGTCGTGACCATCCGCCACGCCGAGCGCCCGAGCCTCACGCCCGTCCGCGAGCGCCTCGAGGAAGACCCCGAGATGCTCTCTCTCGGCCCGGACGCGGTTCTCTACGCCACCCTGGACGAGGTTGTGGACGAGTACGAGCCCGTCGTGGCCGGCCTCGAGAACGACATCGACGAGATCGAGACCGAGCTCTTCGCCGCCGCGGACGACGACGCCCTGTCCCGCCGCATCTATCAGCTCTCCCGCGAGGTCATCCAGTTCCAGAGGGCCACGGCCCCGCTGACCGGGATGCTCGAGGGGCTGCTCCGCCACATCCGGGACGTCAAAGGGGAGGTCGAGCTTCAGCGCCACCTCCGCGACGTCCACGACCACGCCATCCGCCTCAGCGAGCGCGTCAACTCGTTCCGGTCCATCCTCGACAACGCCCTGACAGTGCACTCCACCCTCGTCACGCAGCGGATGACCGAGCAGAGCATCACCCAGAACGACCAGGTCAAGAAGATCTCCTCGTGGGCCGCCATCTTCTTCGCTCCCCAGCTCGTGGCGGGCATCTACGGGATGAACTTCGACGAGATGCCGGAGCTCCACTGGGCGTTCGGGTACCCGTTCGCGGTGCTCCTCATGGTGGTCTTCGCGGCCTTGCTCTGGGGGATCTTCCGTCTGAAGAAGTGGCTCTAG
- a CDS encoding metal-sensitive transcriptional regulator — translation MKLDPQEMKSAVNRLKRAQGQLGAVIRMIEDGQECQEVVTQLAAVSKAVDRAGFVIISTGLQQCISEGNSEIDAKQLEKMFLSLA, via the coding sequence ATGAAGCTCGACCCCCAGGAGATGAAGTCGGCCGTCAACCGACTCAAGCGCGCTCAGGGCCAGCTTGGCGCTGTCATCCGCATGATCGAAGACGGGCAGGAGTGCCAGGAGGTCGTCACCCAGCTCGCTGCGGTCTCCAAGGCCGTGGACCGTGCGGGGTTCGTCATCATCTCCACTGGCCTTCAGCAGTGCATCAGCGAGGGGAACTCGGAGATTGACGCCAAGCAGCTCGAGAAGATGTTCCTCAGCCTCGCCTGA
- a CDS encoding acyltransferase family protein: protein MQVSSAERTPAQPFRILGLDAFRAVAVLAVLAFHVHPALLPGGFIGVDVFFVVSGFLITTLLLREHARTGRIDLGQFWVRRARRLLPALAVVVVISIAASLAGSPDLRVGILRQTLGALTFSTNWIEIAHGSSYFNHTSPVLFMNFWSLAVEEQFYLVWPLLFILVMKAVPGRRARVGLAATAALLSAVLMAVLVAPGQDATRAYYGTDSHSFGLFAGIALAFAWAAGQGFDADTRAVRQARRGAVLAGLAGLAACLALVTEDGTFTYRGGLFFASLATAALIFSQLGSSAPLQPVFESAPVRWVGERSYGIYLWHWPALKIVNDLAPAAPFSAAWWGVQAVAVALTFGAAAASARWIEAPIRRNGFRATWAAARAALLGDGSPGARPLAARIAAGVTAAAVLLAAAGIATAPARSTVEQSIKDNERLLAESQAKAKQRASSRGGSAAPAPPSPSPAPGDRKAFDYPKSEDILFLGDSIVSTSAQGIVDRFPDAAVDGVPNRKWDEAEALVKQHAADGTLPRAVVVDFGTNGGVPDAGAVTRVLDALGPDRAVVLMTIYGQSTFIDAANAAYRDAAKGRPNVIIGEWHAAVKKDPSVLQADGTHPDIAGLYLYGDVVKQAFHDLAERSGGAIPKGWKITPGPSAP from the coding sequence ATGCAGGTCTCCTCAGCAGAGCGCACACCCGCGCAGCCGTTCCGCATCCTGGGCCTCGACGCCTTCCGGGCCGTCGCGGTCCTCGCCGTGCTCGCCTTCCACGTCCACCCGGCGCTGCTGCCCGGCGGGTTCATCGGCGTGGACGTCTTCTTCGTGGTCTCCGGGTTCCTCATCACCACGCTCCTGCTCCGCGAGCATGCGCGCACCGGGCGGATCGATCTCGGCCAGTTCTGGGTCAGGCGGGCCCGGCGGCTTCTCCCCGCGCTCGCCGTCGTCGTCGTCATCTCCATTGCCGCGAGCCTCGCGGGGAGCCCCGACCTCCGGGTCGGCATCCTGCGGCAGACGCTCGGGGCGCTGACGTTCTCGACCAACTGGATCGAGATCGCCCACGGCTCGAGCTACTTCAACCACACCTCGCCCGTTCTCTTCATGAACTTCTGGTCCCTCGCGGTCGAGGAGCAGTTCTATCTCGTGTGGCCGCTGCTCTTCATCCTCGTCATGAAGGCGGTGCCGGGGCGCCGGGCGCGCGTGGGGCTCGCCGCGACGGCTGCGCTCCTCTCGGCCGTCCTCATGGCCGTCCTCGTCGCCCCCGGCCAGGACGCCACGCGAGCGTACTACGGCACGGACTCGCACTCGTTCGGCCTCTTCGCGGGCATCGCGCTCGCCTTCGCCTGGGCGGCCGGGCAAGGGTTCGACGCCGACACGCGCGCCGTCCGCCAGGCCCGCCGCGGGGCGGTCCTCGCCGGCCTCGCAGGGCTCGCCGCGTGCCTCGCGCTCGTCACCGAGGACGGGACCTTCACCTACCGCGGCGGGCTGTTCTTCGCAAGCCTCGCGACGGCCGCGCTGATCTTCAGCCAGCTCGGCTCCAGCGCGCCGCTCCAGCCGGTCTTCGAGTCCGCGCCCGTCCGGTGGGTCGGCGAGCGCTCCTACGGGATCTACCTCTGGCACTGGCCCGCGCTCAAGATCGTCAACGACCTCGCGCCGGCCGCACCGTTCTCCGCGGCCTGGTGGGGCGTGCAGGCCGTCGCCGTGGCGCTGACCTTCGGGGCCGCGGCCGCGTCCGCGCGGTGGATTGAGGCGCCCATCCGCCGCAACGGGTTCCGGGCCACGTGGGCCGCCGCTCGGGCGGCGCTGCTCGGGGACGGCTCCCCCGGGGCGAGGCCCCTCGCGGCCCGGATCGCGGCGGGAGTCACGGCAGCAGCGGTGCTCCTGGCCGCCGCCGGCATCGCCACCGCCCCCGCGCGCTCCACCGTGGAGCAGAGCATCAAGGACAACGAGCGGCTCCTCGCCGAGAGCCAGGCCAAGGCCAAGCAGCGCGCGTCCTCCCGCGGGGGCAGCGCCGCGCCAGCACCGCCGTCGCCCTCCCCCGCCCCTGGGGACCGCAAGGCCTTCGACTACCCCAAGAGCGAGGACATCCTGTTCCTCGGGGACTCGATCGTCTCGACGAGCGCGCAGGGCATCGTGGACCGCTTCCCCGACGCCGCCGTGGACGGGGTGCCCAACCGCAAGTGGGACGAGGCCGAGGCGCTCGTCAAGCAGCATGCCGCGGACGGGACGCTGCCCCGGGCCGTCGTCGTGGACTTCGGGACCAACGGCGGGGTGCCCGACGCCGGGGCGGTCACGCGCGTGCTCGACGCCCTCGGGCCCGACCGCGCCGTCGTGCTCATGACCATCTACGGGCAGAGCACGTTCATCGACGCCGCGAACGCCGCCTACCGTGACGCGGCCAAGGGGCGGCCCAACGTCATCATCGGCGAATGGCACGCCGCCGTGAAGAAGGACCCGAGCGTCCTCCAAGCGGACGGAACGCACCCGGACATCGCTGGGCTCTACCTTTACGGGGACGTCGTCAAACAGGCGTTCCACGACCTCGCAGAGCGCAGCGGCGGGGCCATCCCCAAGGGGTGGAAGATCACGCCGGGGCCGAGCGCGCCCTAG
- a CDS encoding PucR family transcriptional regulator — protein sequence MQSIEELVEEAGQRIGHGVSLEDLDGLLLAYSSNQADADPVRVRFLLAKRVPADVASWQRSHGIEDAVRPVVIPANPALGMRPRVCVPLLERGFRVGYFWVQLAEEDEAPEVLDRLAAGAGSTALLAQRILDTNTGQTEHRRAREAVFLGACHGRPRSAAELEDWPEIHGTGPWILTAMTLLEPSQETAPSLGGRGEKLALSGDDVDIVHRTSALQATLGRASAVFSAGDKTCALVLVSAEDVAGLNRDVRAVNRAYGREAAARGSVRGARLVVGRSGVFRSVHHLPQHYGQAVAALQGAAVDPSVGERWGQPGVAGLSEAAEAPFSGLGVYQFLAGTRMGQSPVHSSHVTRIARQEDGAELLALLEAVYDRNESVTAVAERLHVHRSSVYNKLGRVRELIGVDPLHGPVRLEIHLALKAMRWERRPRL from the coding sequence GTGCAGTCCATTGAGGAGCTTGTCGAAGAGGCCGGGCAGAGGATCGGACACGGCGTGTCCCTGGAGGATCTTGACGGGCTTCTTCTCGCCTACAGCTCCAACCAGGCGGACGCTGACCCGGTGCGCGTGCGGTTCCTCCTCGCCAAGCGGGTTCCTGCGGATGTCGCGTCATGGCAGCGCTCGCACGGGATCGAGGATGCGGTGCGCCCCGTCGTCATCCCCGCAAACCCTGCGCTCGGCATGCGCCCGCGCGTGTGCGTCCCCCTCCTTGAGCGGGGGTTCCGGGTCGGGTATTTCTGGGTCCAGCTGGCGGAGGAAGACGAGGCCCCGGAGGTCTTGGACCGTCTTGCGGCGGGGGCCGGCTCAACGGCCCTTCTCGCCCAGCGCATCCTGGACACCAACACAGGCCAGACGGAGCACCGCCGGGCCAGGGAGGCGGTGTTCCTCGGGGCGTGCCACGGACGCCCCCGCTCCGCGGCCGAACTGGAGGACTGGCCCGAGATCCACGGCACAGGCCCGTGGATCCTGACGGCGATGACGCTGCTCGAACCGTCTCAGGAGACCGCGCCGAGCCTGGGCGGGCGCGGGGAGAAGCTCGCCCTCTCCGGGGACGACGTCGACATCGTCCACCGAACCTCCGCACTTCAGGCGACGCTGGGGAGGGCGAGCGCCGTCTTCTCCGCAGGGGACAAGACCTGCGCCCTCGTCCTCGTGTCCGCTGAGGACGTCGCCGGGCTGAACCGGGACGTGCGGGCGGTGAACCGCGCGTACGGGCGTGAGGCCGCGGCTCGAGGATCAGTTCGAGGCGCGCGGCTCGTCGTCGGACGCTCTGGAGTGTTCCGGTCCGTCCACCATTTGCCGCAGCACTATGGGCAGGCCGTGGCAGCCCTGCAGGGGGCCGCGGTGGACCCCTCTGTGGGCGAGCGCTGGGGCCAGCCTGGGGTCGCCGGGCTGTCCGAGGCCGCCGAGGCGCCGTTCAGCGGGCTGGGCGTCTATCAATTTCTTGCGGGGACGCGCATGGGCCAGTCTCCCGTCCACTCCTCGCACGTCACGCGGATCGCGCGCCAAGAGGACGGGGCGGAGCTCCTCGCACTGCTGGAGGCCGTCTACGACCGCAACGAGTCCGTCACGGCCGTCGCGGAGCGGCTCCACGTCCACCGCTCCAGCGTCTACAACAAGCTGGGGCGCGTTCGCGAGCTGATCGGCGTTGACCCCCTCCACGGCCCCGTGCGCCTGGAGATCCACCTGGCGCTCAAGGCGATGCGGTGGGAGAGGCGCCCGCGCCTGTAG